A window from Bacteroidota bacterium encodes these proteins:
- a CDS encoding T9SS type A sorting domain-containing protein — MKSKPLSLLAALLCLFFSVFGQDEKQYQLKLQSGAQIPQQNILAQNILEFNNNVKRVNGKAFVVLQFEKIPTDTDKKYLAQRGIQLHDYISANAYTATITNTIDAFSLLNVKARAIFEMKPADKMQYALAKNSIPSWAVKVQGTVDLWISFPSSFSFEEIRDQLAARNFDLQSMRFKDYRILELRISTERINELASLPFXQEDQLLNNRSRNGSRANIANASSAVGGRNLHGEGIVIGIGDNADAQNHVDFTGRVISRFGISSGQHGIHVAGTAGGAGILTDTLAGYAPKSTLVIQAVNHILDNAPTYVQDYGMVLTNNSYGAIVGQCDYNGVYDLYSRVVDQQMLDFPNLTHVFAAGNSGASTCPPYAPGFKTVLGSYQSTKNALIVGNVTSAGIVAPGSSRGPVIDGRIKPEIMVQGSAVISAGFGSYWSNNGTSMASPGATGGLALLYQRYRQLNSGANPRNVLMKNIICNSAMDRGNDGPDFTYGFGWMNVARALEIMENNRYLNATIANSATNNHIISIPSNTAQVKFMLNWNDPAASAVSNIALVNDLDLEVVNPSGTIILPRILDTTVANVNNVAGNGADHINNIEQVTINNPAAGNYTVRIKGTAITQNPTQEYFVSWDIIPVSTKITFPIGEESFKPGQGITIQWENYGSNSTFTLQYSTDNGASWSNIDVNVPAASFQYDWLAPSITSDLIRVRIINNTTNAISSSASFYLMDVPVVSLAAVQCEDYISMDWTAVPGATDYEVMRLIGDDMVSVALVPNSSTNYAFTGLSKDSVYWVSVRPRLNGKPGRRATAISRQPNNGTCVGFISESDIKVDAIVLPASSGRVFTSTELTSTVPVTIRIKNLDDVTRSGTVTVTYTLNSGTPVTESFSGIFAPGATYDHTFSSTINLSTPGTYTLNVTASVLGDMNLSNNSVTKVFKQLNNLPVTLTPSFLDNLESTTSQSVQTNQMGLTGSDRYDYSNTNALGRLRTFINSGIAYSGNRAISLDVSNTASGGNSNFLDGTFNLAAYTVASDEVRLDFRYKHHGQESNANNKVWVRGNDTQPWVQVYDLFSNQGNIGNYKKTNSIEISDLLNNNGQNFSSSFQVRWGQWGQQQAADNKSGAGYTIDDIQVYKVTDDMQMVSIDSPFVSSCGLSAATTVKITVKNSMSSVKNNIPVKMRIDGGAVISETISSVAANSNLQYRFTATANLSAFGNHIIQVWVDYPTDSYRENDTLSATIINSPLVSSFPYLENFETNNGKWYPGGIKSSWEYGTPAAYRIKGAASGSKAWKTRLNGTYNDNEKSYLYSPCFNIGGLTSPTLSFSTAIDIEDCGAAGLCDAAYVEYSTDGTNWIKLGVTGQGYNWYNRNYGGNHVWSTQNYTRWHVATIPLPTGQSQIRLRFAMQSDDLVNRDGIAVDDIHIYDNPFGIYDGITMASPVPQTINGGNSWVNFLASGKLVASIHPNNQNMGVTNVQAYINTGTDRSTNGQYYHDRSITINPATKSLSDSATVRFYFLDKETDSLIFATGCTVCTKPTQFTQLGVTKYSDSTNTTENGLLTDNGPGSWYYYAANRVTKVPFDKGYYAEFKVKDFSEFWLNDGGLDKAHAFPVELLNFTAIKLGDNNAQLDWRTAFEFGISRTEIEVAKGSNDLQTGNFVTIGTVNSAGNSSLPQNYTFIDNEANKSGVRYYRLKIIHNEGVYSYSSVKPVVFENTLIGIIHPNPSNGNFLLAFQAAAGEKIQAKIYNAAGQEIKNMETIAIGDVQKFIIDISDGKYPAGVYMIRVSLGSIVKSFKAVKQ; from the coding sequence ATGAAATCCAAGCCATTATCCTTACTAGCTGCCTTACTCTGCCTGTTTTTTTCTGTTTTCGGACAGGATGAAAAACAGTACCAGTTAAAATTGCAAAGTGGAGCCCAAATTCCACAGCAAAATATTTTAGCCCAAAATATTCTTGAGTTCAACAACAACGTAAAACGTGTAAACGGAAAAGCTTTTGTTGTTCTCCAGTTTGAAAAAATACCTACCGATACTGATAAAAAATATTTAGCTCAAAGAGGGATTCAACTGCATGATTATATCTCTGCAAACGCTTATACTGCTACCATTACAAATACGATTGATGCTTTTAGTTTACTAAATGTAAAAGCAAGGGCCATCTTTGAAATGAAACCTGCAGATAAAATGCAGTATGCTCTTGCAAAAAATAGTATTCCTTCATGGGCAGTAAAAGTTCAGGGCACAGTTGATCTATGGATAAGTTTTCCTTCTTCTTTTTCTTTTGAGGAAATACGAGATCAATTAGCAGCAAGAAATTTCGATCTGCAATCGATGCGGTTTAAAGATTATCGCATACTTGAATTAAGGATTTCAACAGAACGTATTAATGAATTAGCATCTCTTCCATTTGNNCAGGAAGACCAGCTATTGAATAACAGGAGTCGTAACGGATCAAGAGCAAATATTGCAAATGCATCATCGGCAGTGGGCGGAAGAAATTTACATGGCGAAGGAATCGTGATCGGGATCGGGGATAATGCAGATGCCCAGAACCATGTTGATTTTACAGGAAGAGTCATCAGTCGCTTTGGAATCAGCAGCGGACAGCATGGGATACACGTAGCGGGTACTGCAGGTGGTGCAGGAATATTGACTGATACATTGGCTGGGTATGCACCTAAATCTACATTGGTCATACAGGCCGTTAATCATATACTTGATAATGCACCGACTTATGTACAGGATTACGGAATGGTGCTTACTAATAATTCTTATGGAGCAATAGTAGGCCAATGTGATTATAATGGAGTGTATGATCTGTATTCAAGAGTCGTTGACCAGCAGATGTTAGATTTTCCTAACCTTACACATGTTTTTGCAGCAGGTAATAGCGGTGCATCTACATGTCCACCTTATGCACCAGGATTTAAAACTGTGCTGGGCAGTTATCAGTCAACAAAAAATGCATTGATAGTTGGTAATGTAACCAGCGCAGGTATTGTGGCTCCCGGATCAAGTCGAGGGCCGGTAATTGACGGGAGAATAAAACCAGAGATAATGGTACAGGGATCAGCGGTAATCTCTGCTGGCTTTGGAAGCTACTGGAGTAATAACGGAACCAGTATGGCATCACCGGGTGCGACAGGTGGATTGGCCTTGTTATACCAACGATACCGGCAACTGAACAGCGGGGCAAACCCTAGAAATGTATTGATGAAAAACATTATTTGTAATTCAGCAATGGATCGTGGTAATGATGGTCCTGATTTTACTTATGGATTTGGTTGGATGAATGTTGCAAGAGCATTGGAGATAATGGAAAATAACAGGTATTTAAATGCGACAATTGCTAATAGTGCAACAAATAACCATATCATATCCATTCCTTCAAATACAGCGCAGGTAAAATTTATGCTGAATTGGAATGACCCCGCAGCATCTGCGGTTTCTAATATAGCACTTGTAAATGACCTTGATCTGGAAGTAGTGAACCCTTCCGGTACAATTATACTTCCAAGGATTTTAGATACAACTGTTGCCAATGTAAATAATGTAGCAGGCAATGGTGCGGATCATATCAATAACATTGAACAGGTAACAATAAATAATCCGGCTGCAGGTAATTATACAGTTCGTATAAAAGGAACAGCGATCACACAAAATCCAACGCAAGAATATTTTGTAAGCTGGGATATTATTCCTGTTTCTACTAAGATCACTTTTCCTATTGGTGAAGAAAGCTTCAAGCCTGGTCAGGGAATAACTATTCAATGGGAAAATTATGGTTCTAATTCCACTTTTACTTTACAATACTCGACTGACAACGGTGCAAGCTGGAGTAATATTGATGTAAATGTCCCAGCAGCCTCTTTTCAATATGACTGGTTAGCTCCATCAATAACATCAGATTTGATAAGAGTAAGAATTATTAATAACACAACCAATGCTATCAGCAGCAGTGCTTCATTTTATTTAATGGATGTACCTGTCGTATCCCTGGCGGCTGTTCAATGCGAAGATTATATTTCTATGGACTGGACGGCCGTACCTGGTGCAACAGATTATGAAGTGATGCGGTTGATCGGTGATGATATGGTTTCTGTAGCCCTCGTTCCGAACTCATCAACCAATTATGCTTTTACAGGTTTGTCAAAAGATTCTGTGTATTGGGTAAGCGTAAGACCTCGCCTGAATGGAAAACCGGGAAGAAGAGCAACGGCTATTTCAAGGCAACCTAACAATGGTACCTGTGTAGGTTTTATTTCTGAAAGTGATATTAAAGTAGATGCTATTGTTTTGCCAGCATCTTCAGGCCGAGTGTTTACTTCTACAGAACTGACAAGTACAGTCCCCGTTACTATCCGAATAAAGAATCTTGATGATGTAACAAGAAGCGGAACGGTTACTGTAACTTATACACTAAATTCAGGCACACCAGTTACAGAATCCTTCAGCGGCATATTTGCACCGGGAGCCACTTACGATCATACATTTAGTTCTACGATCAATCTTTCTACTCCGGGCACTTATACATTAAATGTTACAGCTTCTGTTTTAGGAGATATGAACCTTTCGAATAACAGCGTTACAAAAGTTTTTAAACAACTCAATAATTTACCAGTTACATTAACCCCATCTTTTTTAGATAATCTTGAATCAACAACATCTCAGTCGGTTCAAACAAATCAAATGGGACTGACGGGTTCAGACCGGTATGATTATTCAAATACAAATGCATTGGGAAGATTAAGGACTTTCATAAACTCAGGAATTGCTTATTCAGGTAACCGTGCTATTTCATTGGATGTTAGTAACACAGCAAGTGGTGGAAATTCCAATTTTCTTGATGGGACATTTAATCTTGCCGCATATACTGTTGCATCGGATGAAGTGAGGCTGGATTTTCGTTATAAGCATCATGGACAGGAAAGTAATGCAAACAATAAAGTCTGGGTTCGGGGTAATGATACACAACCCTGGGTACAAGTATATGATCTGTTCAGCAACCAGGGGAACATTGGTAATTATAAAAAAACCAATAGTATAGAAATTTCTGATTTATTGAATAACAATGGTCAGAATTTCAGCAGTAGCTTCCAGGTACGTTGGGGACAGTGGGGACAGCAGCAGGCAGCTGATAATAAAAGCGGTGCTGGTTACACGATTGATGATATACAAGTTTATAAAGTGACAGATGATATGCAAATGGTAAGTATTGATTCACCATTTGTGAGTAGTTGCGGATTAAGTGCTGCTACAACGGTAAAAATTACTGTGAAGAATAGCATGAGTAGCGTAAAAAATAATATACCGGTGAAAATGCGGATTGACGGAGGCGCTGTTATCTCAGAAACTATTTCATCTGTTGCAGCGAATTCAAATTTGCAATACAGGTTTACGGCAACAGCCAACCTTAGTGCTTTTGGTAACCATATAATACAAGTATGGGTTGATTATCCAACAGATAGTTATAGAGAGAATGATACACTATCAGCAACTATCATAAACAGTCCGCTTGTTTCCAGTTTTCCTTATCTAGAAAATTTTGAAACCAATAATGGTAAGTGGTATCCTGGTGGAATTAAAAGCAGTTGGGAATATGGTACACCCGCAGCTTACCGCATTAAAGGTGCTGCGAGTGGAAGCAAAGCATGGAAAACAAGATTGAACGGAACTTATAATGATAATGAGAAATCTTATCTCTATTCCCCTTGTTTCAATATTGGTGGATTAACAAGTCCAACGCTGAGCTTCAGTACAGCAATTGATATTGAAGATTGCGGGGCTGCAGGTTTATGCGATGCAGCTTATGTTGAATATTCAACTGATGGAACTAACTGGATAAAACTAGGTGTAACTGGCCAGGGTTATAACTGGTACAACCGTAATTATGGCGGCAATCATGTTTGGAGTACACAGAATTACACCCGCTGGCATGTAGCTACTATCCCGTTGCCGACCGGGCAATCACAAATACGGTTACGTTTTGCTATGCAGTCTGACGATTTGGTAAACCGTGATGGCATTGCTGTCGATGATATTCATATTTATGATAACCCATTTGGCATCTATGATGGAATAACGATGGCTTCGCCGGTGCCCCAAACAATTAATGGAGGTAATAGCTGGGTTAATTTCTTAGCATCCGGAAAACTCGTCGCATCTATTCATCCGAATAATCAGAATATGGGTGTTACTAATGTGCAGGCCTATATCAATACAGGTACTGATCGTTCAACCAATGGTCAATATTATCATGATAGGAGTATCACGATCAATCCTGCAACGAAATCATTAAGTGATTCCGCTACAGTTCGCTTTTATTTTTTAGATAAAGAAACTGACTCACTCATTTTTGCTACAGGCTGTACTGTTTGTACAAAGCCAACACAGTTTACACAGTTAGGTGTTACGAAATACAGTGATTCGACAAATACGACTGAGAATGGGTTGCTGACAGATAACGGGCCCGGAAGCTGGTATTATTATGCTGCGAATCGTGTTACAAAAGTTCCTTTTGATAAAGGCTATTATGCAGAATTTAAAGTAAAGGACTTTTCCGAATTCTGGCTGAATGATGGCGGTCTTGATAAAGCACATGCATTCCCGGTTGAACTGCTAAACTTTACTGCAATAAAACTGGGAGATAATAATGCACAATTAGATTGGCGTACTGCATTTGAATTCGGTATCAGCAGAACCGAAATAGAAGTAGCAAAGGGAAGCAACGATCTGCAAACCGGAAATTTTGTAACTATTGGAACGGTAAACAGTGCAGGTAATTCGTCACTGCCACAGAATTATACATTTATTGATAATGAAGCTAACAAGAGTGGCGTTCGTTACTATCGGTTAAAAATAATTCATAACGAAGGTGTATATAGTTATTCATCGGTTAAGCCAGTTGTATTTGAGAATACATTGATAGGAATTATTCATCCCAATCCATCCAATGGAAATTTCCTCCTGGCATTCCAGGCAGCAGCTGGAGAAAAAATACAGGCGAAGATCTATAATGCAGCGGGGCAAGAGATAAAAAATATGGAAACCATTGCGATCGGAGATGTGCAGAAGTTCATTATAGATATAAGTGATGGAAAATATCCTGCAGGCGTATATATGATTCGTGTAAGCCTGGGATCGATCGTTAAATCGTTCAAGGCAGTAAAACAATAA
- the mfd gene encoding transcription-repair coupling factor: MSVQDLLENYIHSPRLFQIADRISFSQPQKIQLENLHGSASQFVVAATFLNPICAQLNHLVICNDAEEAAYFHNTLENLTNALDLFYFPSSFKNRKNFRLLNSSHVMLRTEALTKIATGTNKKILITYPEALHEKVVVPGKLSANIIYIKAGDVLNVDQLLLKLGDLGFERTDFVYEPGQFAIRGGILDIYSFGNDKPYRIELFGNDVDSIRIIDPESQLSERKLLQLSIIPNVDTQFENADRVSLLDFLPENTVVWMQDYEVCKEWLLDCEEDLQLAFSSWQSSVSNLAAEVSTKATRQIADIDDKLMKKEINPDEFINVKEFEKNIESRHIIGFGHSPLATHHSPLAIVFSTKDQPAFNRQFDFLIRDLKNWESKGFQLFIFAENPKQLERLHSIFTDLKAEIKFNPIASSIHEGFIDEDLKIICYTDHQIFQRYHKYKVKQAYNKNKAITLRTLRELQPGDFVTHIDHGVGVYSGLQKIEANGRLQEAVRLIYKDKDILYVNINSLHKIAKFTGKDGTVPKINKLGSDVWGRLKEKTKAKVKEIAFDLIKLYAKRKAQQGFPHTPDNYMQTELEASFIYEDTPDQGKASADVKKDMESSSPMDRLVCGDVGFGKTEIAIRAAFKTCLDGKQAAVLVPTTILAFQHFKTFGERLKDFPVTVDYINRFKSAKEKKETMKKLEEGKIDIIIGTHALLGKEVKYKDLGLLVIDEEQKFGVGHKEKIKTLKTTVDCLTLTATPIPRTLQFSLMGARDLSIINTPPPNRQPIQTEVQVYNEDVIREAIYYETERGGQVFFIYNRIAGLAEMCAIIQALCPDLSIGYAHGQMEGHELEKHILDFIERKYDVLVCTNIVESGVDIPNVNTIIVNNSHQFGLSDLHQLRGRVGRSNKKAFCYLLAPPMSTLPDDSRKRLQTLEQHSELGSGFQIAMRDLDIRGAGNLLGGEQSGFMADIGFEMYQKILDEAIRELKRSDFKELFKEEISKQDDFVQDCTIDTDLEILIPDDYVENITERLSLYTRLDNCETDNELDLMKQELLDRFGPVPKPVDDLFITVQCRRAAVSLGFEKMSLKEETLRCFFINRPDSPYFESGTFQKILSFLQVGTNKAKLKQTGRLFLLVVENIKGMGDMHRFLKQMNEFVIEKTGVTA, encoded by the coding sequence ATGAGTGTTCAGGATTTGCTGGAGAACTATATTCATTCCCCCCGCCTTTTTCAGATTGCGGACAGGATCTCTTTTTCCCAACCTCAAAAAATACAACTTGAAAATCTGCATGGCAGTGCTTCGCAGTTTGTAGTAGCAGCTACTTTTTTAAATCCTATTTGTGCGCAGCTTAATCATCTTGTTATTTGTAATGATGCGGAAGAAGCAGCTTATTTTCATAATACACTGGAGAACCTGACGAATGCATTAGATCTGTTTTATTTTCCATCTTCTTTTAAAAACAGGAAAAACTTTCGATTGCTGAACTCATCGCATGTAATGTTGCGTACTGAGGCATTGACAAAAATTGCAACAGGAACCAATAAAAAAATATTGATCACTTACCCGGAAGCATTACATGAAAAAGTAGTTGTGCCGGGGAAACTTTCAGCCAATATTATTTATATCAAGGCAGGTGATGTGCTGAATGTGGATCAGTTGCTGCTGAAGCTGGGCGATCTTGGTTTTGAAAGAACCGATTTTGTTTATGAACCAGGGCAGTTTGCCATTCGCGGTGGCATACTCGATATTTATTCATTCGGCAATGATAAACCCTATCGTATTGAATTATTCGGTAATGATGTAGATTCTATCCGCATCATTGATCCGGAATCGCAGCTGAGTGAAAGAAAACTATTACAGCTTAGCATCATTCCTAATGTTGATACCCAATTTGAAAACGCTGACAGGGTTTCACTACTTGATTTTTTACCGGAGAACACGGTTGTTTGGATGCAAGATTATGAAGTTTGTAAAGAATGGTTGTTGGATTGTGAGGAAGATCTTCAATTGGCATTCAGTAGTTGGCAATCATCAGTCAGCAATTTAGCAGCTGAAGTTTCAACAAAAGCAACTCGTCAGATAGCAGATATTGATGACAAGCTGATGAAAAAAGAAATAAACCCGGATGAATTTATTAATGTAAAAGAGTTCGAAAAAAATATTGAAAGCAGGCATATAATTGGTTTTGGACATTCACCACTCGCAACTCATCATTCTCCACTTGCAATAGTATTCTCTACTAAAGACCAACCTGCATTCAACCGCCAGTTTGATTTCCTGATTCGTGATTTAAAAAATTGGGAGAGCAAAGGGTTTCAGTTATTCATTTTTGCTGAAAATCCAAAGCAACTGGAAAGATTGCATTCTATTTTCACTGATCTGAAAGCAGAAATAAAATTTAACCCTATTGCAAGTTCAATTCACGAAGGGTTTATTGATGAAGATTTAAAAATCATCTGCTATACCGACCACCAGATCTTTCAACGCTATCATAAATACAAAGTAAAACAGGCCTACAATAAAAATAAGGCGATCACTTTAAGAACACTTCGTGAATTACAACCAGGAGATTTTGTTACACATATTGATCATGGTGTAGGAGTGTACAGTGGCTTACAGAAAATAGAAGCGAATGGAAGATTGCAGGAAGCAGTAAGATTGATCTATAAAGACAAGGATATTTTATATGTCAATATCAATTCGCTTCATAAAATTGCCAAGTTCACCGGCAAGGATGGAACCGTTCCGAAAATAAATAAACTAGGCAGTGATGTTTGGGGGAGGCTGAAAGAAAAAACAAAAGCTAAGGTTAAAGAAATTGCTTTTGATCTGATCAAGCTATATGCAAAACGAAAAGCACAGCAGGGTTTTCCTCATACTCCTGATAATTATATGCAGACCGAGTTGGAAGCATCATTTATTTATGAAGATACTCCGGACCAGGGCAAAGCTTCTGCTGATGTAAAAAAAGATATGGAATCATCATCACCAATGGACAGGTTGGTATGTGGTGATGTGGGTTTTGGTAAAACAGAAATAGCTATCCGTGCCGCATTTAAAACTTGTTTGGATGGAAAACAGGCTGCTGTGTTAGTGCCTACAACTATTCTTGCTTTTCAGCATTTTAAAACTTTCGGCGAACGGTTAAAAGATTTCCCGGTCACGGTTGATTATATAAACCGTTTCAAGTCTGCTAAAGAAAAAAAGGAGACAATGAAAAAACTGGAGGAAGGAAAGATCGATATAATCATTGGTACACATGCTTTGTTGGGAAAAGAAGTGAAGTATAAAGATCTTGGTTTACTCGTTATCGACGAAGAACAAAAATTTGGTGTAGGTCATAAGGAAAAAATTAAAACATTAAAGACTACAGTGGATTGTTTAACACTGACAGCAACGCCAATTCCAAGAACATTGCAGTTTTCATTGATGGGAGCAAGAGATCTGAGTATAATCAATACACCACCGCCCAACAGGCAACCCATACAAACAGAGGTGCAGGTTTACAATGAAGATGTGATACGTGAGGCTATCTACTATGAAACAGAAAGGGGAGGCCAGGTATTTTTTATTTACAATCGCATAGCAGGTCTTGCTGAAATGTGTGCAATCATCCAGGCTTTATGTCCCGATCTGAGTATCGGATATGCTCATGGCCAAATGGAAGGGCATGAATTGGAAAAACATATTTTGGATTTTATAGAAAGAAAATATGATGTGCTTGTTTGTACCAATATTGTTGAAAGTGGTGTTGATATTCCGAATGTGAATACGATCATCGTAAACAATTCACACCAATTCGGCTTAAGCGATCTGCACCAGTTGCGAGGCCGTGTAGGCAGAAGTAATAAAAAAGCATTTTGTTATTTGCTGGCACCACCGATGAGCACATTGCCGGATGATTCAAGAAAAAGATTGCAGACATTGGAGCAGCACAGTGAGTTGGGTAGTGGTTTCCAGATCGCAATGCGTGACCTCGATATACGTGGTGCCGGAAATTTATTAGGTGGCGAACAAAGCGGCTTTATGGCTGATATCGGTTTTGAAATGTACCAGAAAATTCTGGACGAAGCGATACGAGAACTGAAGCGAAGTGATTTTAAAGAATTATTTAAAGAAGAAATAAGCAAACAGGATGATTTTGTGCAGGATTGTACAATTGATACAGACCTGGAAATTTTGATACCAGATGATTATGTAGAAAATATTACAGAACGTTTATCCCTTTACACAAGACTCGATAATTGCGAGACTGATAATGAACTCGATCTCATGAAACAGGAATTGCTGGATCGCTTTGGCCCGGTACCTAAACCTGTAGATGATCTTTTTATAACAGTGCAATGCAGAAGAGCTGCCGTAAGTCTTGGTTTTGAAAAAATGAGTTTGAAAGAAGAAACATTGCGCTGCTTTTTTATCAACCGTCCTGATTCGCCTTATTTTGAATCGGGAACTTTTCAGAAAATACTTTCTTTTCTGCAGGTTGGGACTAATAAAGCAAAACTGAAACAAACCGGCCGCTTGTTTTTGTTGGTAGTGGAAAACATTAAAGGGATGGGTGATATGCACCGCTTTTTGAAACAAATGAATGAGTTTGTGATCGAAAAAACAGGCGTAACTGCGTAA